Part of the Arvicanthis niloticus isolate mArvNil1 chromosome 29, mArvNil1.pat.X, whole genome shotgun sequence genome, ATATAATTCTTAGGATTCCTATTTTAACTTTTAGAATGGAAGGAACTATTACATAACAAATAACAGTGAAAAGAAAGGCAAGTGCTTTTCTTTCACCAATGTCTAATAATCTTACTAGTTGTAATCTTATTAGGGCTTGGAACATGATCTCATAATTTTAAACATGCTTATCTCAGGCAAAATTTGCTTGAAAGAAACTTTAGTCAGTATTTAATCTTTCTCCTTGGCTCTACCCAGGTCTGTAAATACCAAATGAAGACTAAAAGGCCAGTGATTGCATTAGGGTCATAGAGCCAGCCACTGTTGGTGTGTGGAGACTACATTTTCTTGTCTAGGACTCTGCCTACCTTGAACATTCTGAGCTAATTGTATACTGAGTCCACGTTGCTTGGGTGTTTTGAATTCGTGACATTTAAGTTCATGAATTTACATTTTCTACTGTATCTCTAGTATTCTCTGCCctaaaaaaatggaaggaaagacTTGATGATAGTAGTGTATTGCATGTTGTGCAACATCCTGTTTGCCTGTAATGCAGAATTGTCTAACAGGTTTTGCATAGGAAGTTTCTTTTGtgatattaatttgtttttatttttgtttttttttttctctttatagtcTGCCATTTTCAATTTTCAGAGTCTGTTGACTGTAATCTTGCTGCTTATATGTACGTGTGCTTATATCCGATCCCTGGCACCCAGCATCCTGGACAGAAATAAAACTGGGTATGTTACAAATGATAATCAGTGAAGACAGTTCTCATCAACATCAAATGTAAATTACTATGAAAGTCATTAGGCAGTTTAATTCTATTTATAACAGTTTTCAGTAACTTCTTaccttttcttcatgttttaaagCACCAAAATATTTGCAGTATCTTACTAAGTTACTGAATAAATCTCAAGAGTGATTTGGTGTGACCTAAAATTTCACCCACTGAATAAAAGCAGAGGACGGATTTATCGGACTGCTGGTAAAACATTAAATTGTTATAGCAATCTATTGTTATAGCAATGCCCTGTTAACCTTGGAGAAAGTTTTCCCCATTTTTACCCTCTTCTCTGAGCTATTATACATgattttttgcattttattctaATTGATGCCTAATGTGGAATTATAATATATGTAAGGCCTGATAAATAAGAGTTCATCATTGAACAATAATcactattaaaattataattgagTATTTTTACTTTTCCAGTACTGTCATGAAATTATTCCTTCAAAGGGAAGCGGCATGTGGACATGTCTGCTCCTCTTTGCTTGGGGAGTGGAATGTATCCATAACATGCTACAGTGATGAAGGAGCTCTCAGGGCTGCCAACCTTACAGCAGAGGTTGAGTAGTAGTATAGTGCGCCGACATTCAAGGTCCCCGAAAGACTTTCGAACATAGTCATCTGGGTGATTGGAAACAATTCTATTTCATTATAGATAAGAATATATATACTGCTTCTCTTTAACAGTAATTACTagattcttttcctttaaatgttttctctgagACTTATAAATTTGTAATTATATATACCAGGTTAGATGGAGACCCCTGGGATATCTGGAGTGATACTTTTttgatgactttcttttttaaatgtaacttcATTTTCTGATGATTGAAATGATCTGGAACACGGCAGTACTGGAAAATTGCTTCTCACATTTTTCCTAGTTTCCTAGTGCCAACAGCACTGTcagcatatgcatatacattcaaGCCATAGAAATTAGGCACCGAAATGTAGTAGGTTTTGGCAACtaacaatgtttcttttttttaaaaaaaattactcaacCAGAGTACCTTTAAATCATTAGTGTTTATTGTGACCCTTAGGTacccagacacaaacacacatgactTACCTAGATAACCACAGTTATCGATTCTTGGgtgaagaataaatgaataaatgaattctgAGTAATATTGTCATTTGTTCCGTTAGTCCTAACATTACTAAGCATAGCACATGTTGCTGCTTTAAATACTATCTAATCATTCCTTTATTCCTGATTGaatcctctgagccatctatgCTCATCTGTTACTAAAGAGATAAAGCATCTCCTCCCAGTCACACAATAAGTAGGACTGAGGTAGAGCGCTTTGGCCTTGTTAGTAACTTAGGTTATTTTCAGAACTCGGGTTATTtgcctgttctctttctcttcacacATAATGACTCATTAATTATATGTTTCTTTAGAggaaaaagtattaaaaatattccTGAAATTTAAGTTCTGTGATTTTATTGAGCCAATcctaatataaagaatatataaagtTGATTTTTCTTAACTAGTACTCTCATaaatatagttataaaaatatataaacatagttACAGATAAATATGTAActgtaatatatgcatgtatttaattcataattttttattcatGGAATTAAAAAGAGCATCTTCATTTTAATTACCATTCCTGGAATATGTGTTTTAGTTGTCACATTTAATAAGTTCTTACACTTGGTTTCACCTAAACTGCTACTTTTCATTATATTAACAATGTAGCTGCTCATTTATGTATCTTTCCTCATTGACTAGCACAAATAAGAACTGCCCCTAGAATATACAATAGAGATAATGAGCACAGAGCTATATTCTGCAAAATATAAATCTAGTATGTTATAAAAACTCATCAAAAAAACTATCTTCATTTATCATTTTCTCAAATTAATACTCCAGTTGACATGTAGTATTTCTGCCTTTGAAAGTGTTAAAGAACTTGAAGTTAAATGAATTAATTGACTGActctttatataaattttagCTACTCTCACATTAATATACCCTAATTTTGACCTATGATACACATATATTCCACTTAACAGTTGCTTCTGTTTAGTGATGGTTCATAGTGTATCCTGTTCTGTTGTCATAAATAAGTGGTGCTCGATGTCAGACACATTTCAGATGTGGAACAAAGATCACAGCTTAAAATCTAGTGTACAGAATGACTATTCTCTGTGACATTAACAGAAATAATTGACTTTCTCAATATCCAGTAATCgtttttgctctttttttataCTTCGCAGACTATTGGGAATATTTTGGAAGTGTGCTCGTATTGGTAAGTATCTAACCACCATCTATGTCTTCAACTATAAATTATTGGCCACTTCATTTATATTATACTTATGACAATCATATGGCTATTTCCAAGTGTACGATTCTCAATTCTGTATACTTTTGAAAGAGTTTACTGGATtctgattgtttttctttctgctactTAAAACTAGACGTAACTGGAGACTACAATATTTTATTAACAGGAAGATGGAAAACATAGAGGAAACCCTACTAAAAttgggcatcggatcccatgtGTTTCTGGGCTTACAGCAAATTCACACAGGATCTGTAGTATGTGTCTATG contains:
- the Tmem167a gene encoding protein kish-A — translated: MSAIFNFQSLLTVILLLICTCAYIRSLAPSILDRNKTGLLGIFWKCARIGERKSPYVAICCIVMAFSILFIQ